Below is a window of Plasmodium gaboni strain SY75 chromosome 11, whole genome shotgun sequence DNA.
tatatatatatgtaaagTAAAAAAACGATTAGGTATATTCTTTTCATATAGttgtaaaatatttgtttcttttatacataaaatattacattccatataattaaataaatacattaaaatatattatttattttgcTTTTTTCTGTTGGTTATTTAGCTATTTGTTCCTATATGTTTTCTTAGATACCATAGAACAACTACAACGcaacttttttttttatctagtaaatattgaaaatattatatacaattGAAATAGTACCATTATAAGAAAAACTATCTAAtctatacatatatatatatatatatatatatatatatatatatttagttctatttaaaaaaaaaaaaaataaataataaataatattctaACTTAAccaaaatattttaatatgaaaaagccgtataaatatatatccCCTTATTGGGAACTAAATATATGCAAAAAATGCAACTATAccataaaaaaaattatatttattgttaatctattttttgtctttgtttttatatGGAATGATTTTTCTTCACATCACGTCAAGTTAAAATAAACACCATAAAGCgtatattcatatataagtttttatatatattatgtatatgcatatttcactttattattttattttattatatatatatatatatatatattttttttcatgttcttctatagaaatataaatacatatgGAATTAATTATGAATTATATCAACACAACATTGAAACAAGATATGAAAGAATATTAACAGAACTTGTTGAACATCcatggaaaaaaaaaatttcatCATTAGATAATACAAgacaaaataatttttctaattCAAAGGATAATGTTTCTAATAATCAATCAACAGAAGAAATAGAAAAGACAAATGAATTAAGTACCAATTTATCTAAACTTTGGAATGATATGATTAAAAACATAGaagaagaatataataataatactgATCATATGGATCATAAATGGAGAGATGATATGTGGAATAATCAATGGGGGAAATATCTAGATGCAGcttatgataatattaataaacacctaaaaaattataatacctctgaaaattataaaaaagatattacaaataaatgGATACAATGGGCACGTGAAGATATTGAAGTTTTTGTAAATGCATTAAAAGATGAATggtataaaaataataataatcaaaatgaatgatattatatatttatacacatatgtacatatatatatatatatatatataattttattcattcattttttttttttttttttttttttaaataattatatacattcaataatatgtataatataattgtatttttattgttgttttattatttaatatatttaagaaatacaaataaattcTTAAATGTTTATGTATTGctaattattttataaatgcttaaatacataaaaatatctaCAATTTGTATGAACAACATTTcatgaaataaaaaagttgtattataaaagattaataaataaataattaaaatttttataaacataaacaaaaatagtaataagaataataaatttaaaataatttgtaAGTATTTTAGTAAGAGAATTTTTCTAATCCCTTTAAACAATAAACgttatattttcataatggttatatgaattaatcaataaaaataaataaatatatatatatatatatatatatacctaTGTTGTTTTAGAAAAacacataaaaatgataaagTAATATCTAATTACATGCATAACAATATAACCAAACAAACCATAAAAGcttaaaaaatatatacaaaaaataaaacatatatatttatttatttattcatatatgtAGCCAAAACGAAAAtcttattaatatatatatcaaataatagttattcattaaaaatatattattttgtttaattttctttgttttttatgaatatataaaatataaaattatttatttttttccttttttctATGTGgttcattaatatatattgccttgttacacatatatttcTACATAAAAATAGTGTGTTATTGATGTTCcctatttattttattcattcCATATGAATACgtaaatatttaaataaataaataaataaataaataaatacacatatatgtatattaataatatgagTCATTATGTGTAAAACATCcaatttttttgttttttaaatgaatattttattaaatatatttctatgtatatatatatatatatattcatgtATTATTTGCTTAAAATTAGGATATATCATActtatttataaaatgaattatatagattataagtatatataaatgtgtacaaaaatatttttaaaaaattttgttgAAACATGAGTGAACTAGAACCTTCTAATTTAATTTCAACGAACAGTACTCAGTTAAA
It encodes the following:
- a CDS encoding exported protein (hyp11), translating into MKKPYKYISPYWELNICKKCNYTIKKIIFIVNLFFVFVFIWNDFSSHHVKNINTYGINYELYQHNIETRYERILTELVEHPWKKKISSLDNTRQNNFSNSKDNVSNNQSTEEIEKTNELSTNLSKLWNDMIKNIEEEYNNNTDHMDHKWRDDMWNNQWGKYLDAAYDNINKHLKNYNTSENYKKDITNKWIQWAREDIEVFVNALKDEWYKNNNNQNE